The proteins below are encoded in one region of Pygocentrus nattereri isolate fPygNat1 chromosome 13, fPygNat1.pri, whole genome shotgun sequence:
- the LOC108431381 gene encoding probable phosphatase phospho1, producing MVEENPLEPLPVSSSGMASSSVTATSRFLIFFDFDETMIAENSDDAMVRVAPGQTVPDWLKDSFRPGRFNEHMQRVLAYLAQQGVSEQVIRDAIEDIPPAPGLLVLLGFLRSHRQDFECVVLSDANTYFIETWLRKAGSRQLFSEIFTNPASFNKDGHLVLLPYHAHECPRCPENMCKQVILRDYLARRARERGKPFQKVFYIGDGANDICPTLALGQKDTAFPRRDFPMHRIIQDMQKGQPGIYKPTVVPWARGEDVVDCLKKAMEES from the exons ATG GTAGAGGAAAACCCACTAGAACCTTTGCCAGTCAGCTCATCAGGCATGGCTTCCTCCTCCGTTACCGCGACCAGTCGCTTCCTGATTTTCTTCGACTTTGACGAAACCATGATCGCAGAAAATAGTGATGATGCCATGGTCCGTGTTGCCCCTGGCCAGACCGTCCCCGACTGGCTGAAGGACAGCTTCCGTCCTGGCCGGTTCAACGAGCACATGCAGCGTGTCCTGGCCTACCTGGCTCAGCAGGGAGTGAGCGAGCAGGTCATCCGGGATGCCATCGAGGACATCCCACCCGCTCCAGGCCTGCTGGTGCTCCTTGGCTTCTTACGCTCCCATCGTCAGGATTTTGAGTGTGTTGTGCTCTCGGATGCTAACACTTACTTTATAGAGACTTGGCTGCGCAAGGCCGGATCAAGGCAACTCTTCTCTGAAATCTTCACCAATCCTGCCAGCTTCAACAAAGATGGACATCTTGTGCTTCTTCCCTACCATGCCCATGAGTGCCCACGGTGCCCAGAGAACATGTGCAAGCAGGTGATCCTCAGGGACTACCTGGCAAGAAGGgccagagaaagaggaaagccCTTCCAGAAGGTTTTCTACATTGGGGATGGGGCTAATGACATTTGCCCAACTCTAGCTCTGGGACAGAAGGACACAGCTTTTCCTAGGAGAGATTTCCCCATGCACCGGATCATCCAGGATATGCAGAAAGGACAGCCTGGGATTTACAAACCCACGGTGGTGCCTTGGGCACGGGGAGAAGATGTGGTAGACTGTCTAAAGAAAGCAATGGAGGAGAGTTGA